From Streptomyces asiaticus, one genomic window encodes:
- a CDS encoding TetR/AcrR family transcriptional regulator: MTFQRARSEEQREIRRRAILDTAAAMLDEMPVAEVSLNELSRRVGLAKSNVLRYFESREAVLLELLDVFLESWLAELADELAAGIEGHAAPEVRAGQLAEILSRSLAGRVVLCDLFGAQGGVLEHNVSVEVVKRHKRSSLTRLAAMTELVRRHLPELGDGAQLFCLMSLVSAGALSAYVPPPPSVLAAYADEPALGVLHMELRDALRVSFTSALLGVLPRA, encoded by the coding sequence GTGACATTTCAGCGGGCGCGAAGCGAGGAGCAGCGGGAGATCCGCCGCCGGGCGATCCTGGACACGGCGGCGGCGATGCTCGACGAGATGCCCGTGGCCGAGGTGAGCCTCAACGAGCTCAGCCGGCGGGTGGGCCTGGCCAAGTCGAACGTCCTGCGGTATTTCGAGTCGCGCGAGGCGGTACTGCTCGAACTGCTGGACGTCTTTCTGGAGAGCTGGCTAGCCGAGCTGGCGGACGAGCTGGCCGCGGGCATCGAGGGGCATGCGGCGCCGGAAGTACGGGCGGGCCAGCTGGCCGAGATCCTCAGTCGGTCGCTGGCGGGCCGGGTGGTGCTGTGCGACCTCTTCGGCGCGCAGGGCGGCGTCCTTGAGCACAACGTCTCGGTCGAGGTGGTCAAGCGGCACAAGCGCTCCTCCCTCACGCGGCTCGCGGCCATGACCGAGCTCGTGCGCCGCCACCTGCCCGAACTCGGCGACGGCGCGCAGCTGTTCTGCCTGATGAGCCTGGTCTCGGCGGGTGCCCTGTCGGCGTACGTCCCGCCGCCGCCCAGCGTCCTTGCCGCCTACGCGGACGAGCCCGCCCTCGGTGTGCTCCACATGGAGTTGCGTGACGCTCTGCGGGTCTCCTTCACCTCGGCGCTCCTGGGCGTGCTGCCGCGCGCCTGA
- a CDS encoding MarR family winged helix-turn-helix transcriptional regulator: protein MANEKERVLAELGKVIQGYQAAVDDSDRETARLLGVNETDLRCLELLIDAEELSPRELSRQLGLTTGSVTAMLDRLERLGLLTRAPHPVDRRKSVVKVTSEGSRRCYELIAPLIEDGARELGTKYSAEQLELVMDFLRSTTALQNRHTERLRALPAPAAERRGRAGPGGNRATRPGP from the coding sequence TTGGCGAACGAGAAGGAACGGGTGCTCGCTGAGCTGGGCAAAGTCATTCAGGGCTACCAGGCCGCGGTCGATGACTCCGATCGCGAGACCGCCCGGCTCCTCGGCGTGAACGAAACCGATCTGCGGTGCCTGGAGCTGCTGATCGACGCCGAGGAGCTCTCCCCGCGTGAGCTCAGCAGACAGCTCGGACTGACCACCGGCAGCGTGACCGCCATGCTCGACCGGCTGGAGAGGCTCGGCCTGCTCACCCGCGCCCCCCACCCCGTCGATCGCCGCAAGAGCGTGGTCAAGGTGACCTCGGAGGGGAGCCGGCGCTGCTACGAGCTCATCGCCCCGCTCATCGAGGACGGGGCGCGGGAACTCGGCACGAAGTACAGCGCGGAGCAGTTGGAACTGGTCATGGACTTCCTGCGGTCCACCACCGCGCTCCAGAACCGACACACCGAACGCCTGCGGGCCCTCCCCGCCCCGGCGGCGGAACGCCGAGGCCGCGCCGGGCCCGGTGGCAACCGCGCCACCAGGCCCGGCCCTTGA
- a CDS encoding SDR family NAD(P)-dependent oxidoreductase produces the protein MSGNWTEQHIPDQHGRVAIVTGANTGLGFETARMLAARGAAVVLAVRDVEKGKQAAAHITGDVTVQALDLASLDSIRSAAADLRAAHPRIDLLINNAGVMYTPRQTTADGFELQFGTNHLGHFALTGLLLDRLLPVPGSRVVTVSSTGHRIRAAIHFDDLHWERSYSRVAAYGQAKLANLMFTYELQRRLAPHGTTVAVAAHPGVSNTELARNTPAALRVPITWLAPLLTQKAEMGALPTLRAATDPAVIGGQYYGPGNRGEIRGYPKLVTSSPDSHDQAVQQRLWTVSEELTGVAFPVR, from the coding sequence ATGAGCGGCAACTGGACAGAGCAGCACATCCCTGATCAGCACGGCCGGGTGGCGATCGTGACCGGCGCCAACACCGGGCTGGGCTTCGAGACCGCCCGGATGCTCGCGGCGCGCGGGGCGGCGGTGGTCCTGGCGGTCCGCGACGTGGAGAAGGGCAAGCAGGCAGCTGCCCACATCACCGGCGACGTCACCGTCCAGGCCCTCGACCTGGCCTCCCTGGACTCGATCCGGTCCGCGGCGGCCGACCTGCGCGCGGCCCACCCGCGCATCGACCTTCTGATCAACAACGCGGGCGTGATGTACACCCCGCGGCAGACCACCGCCGACGGCTTCGAGCTTCAGTTCGGCACCAACCACCTCGGCCACTTCGCCCTGACCGGCCTGCTGCTGGACCGGCTCCTGCCCGTCCCCGGCTCCCGCGTCGTGACGGTCAGCAGCACCGGTCACCGCATCCGGGCGGCCATCCACTTCGACGACCTGCACTGGGAGCGCTCGTACAGCCGCGTCGCCGCCTACGGCCAGGCCAAACTCGCCAACCTGATGTTCACGTACGAACTACAGCGCCGGCTCGCACCGCACGGCACCACGGTCGCGGTGGCCGCCCATCCCGGCGTGTCCAACACCGAGCTCGCCCGCAACACGCCCGCCGCGCTTCGCGTGCCCATCACCTGGCTCGCGCCGCTGCTCACCCAGAAGGCCGAGATGGGCGCCCTGCCCACCCTGCGCGCCGCCACCGATCCGGCCGTCATCGGCGGCCAGTACTACGGCCCCGGCAACCGGGGGGAGATCCGCGGCTACCCGAAGTTGGTCACCTCCAGCCCCGACTCCCACGACCAGGCAGTCCAGCAGCGCCTGTGGACCGTCTCCGAGGAGCTCACCGGGGTGGCATTTCCCGTGCGGTGA
- a CDS encoding helix-turn-helix transcriptional regulator: protein MNRTARLYALVEELRAAAPRPLTVAALAARFEISTRTVQRDLQALMETGVPVRTTPGRGGGWSISPEMTLPPIRFTADEASALTAALAAVGAATPYAGAARTAAQKIAASMTGPASTAARELAARIVTRPTRTDSEIRTAVERALTHNVALRLSYTDAAGRETDRVVEPAGLLTADGRWYLIAWCRTRRAGRGFRLDRITAATPTDERSQPHNLPELLLGSTATDAVRPTALASLAPRTDPEPPSRRLNA, encoded by the coding sequence ATGAACCGCACCGCCCGGCTGTACGCGCTGGTGGAGGAGTTGCGCGCGGCCGCGCCGCGGCCACTGACGGTCGCGGCGCTCGCCGCGCGATTCGAGATCAGCACCCGCACGGTGCAGCGCGACCTCCAGGCGTTGATGGAGACGGGCGTTCCGGTGCGCACCACACCCGGGCGGGGCGGGGGCTGGTCCATCTCCCCGGAGATGACCCTGCCCCCGATCCGCTTCACCGCCGACGAAGCCTCCGCGCTGACCGCCGCGCTCGCCGCTGTCGGCGCCGCCACCCCTTACGCGGGCGCGGCCCGCACCGCGGCCCAGAAGATCGCCGCCTCGATGACCGGCCCCGCCTCGACGGCGGCCCGCGAACTCGCCGCACGGATCGTCACGCGCCCGACCCGGACCGACTCCGAGATCCGCACCGCCGTGGAACGGGCCCTCACCCACAACGTGGCGCTGCGGCTCTCCTACACCGACGCGGCCGGACGCGAAACCGACCGCGTCGTGGAACCGGCCGGACTGCTCACCGCCGACGGCCGCTGGTACCTCATCGCCTGGTGCCGCACCCGCCGCGCCGGCCGAGGCTTCCGCCTGGACCGCATCACCGCGGCGACCCCCACCGACGAGCGGTCCCAGCCCCACAACCTGCCCGAACTGCTCCTCGGCTCAACCGCCACCGACGCGGTCCGGCCCACCGCACTGGCTTCACTGGCCCCGCGAACCGACCCGGAGCCCCCCTCGCGGAGACTGAATGCGTGA
- a CDS encoding DUF1062 domain-containing protein — MLSNWVVMPTCLPLVRRRCHACASERFRANGKFRVNANHKLIDAWLLVLCTGCGETAKLTVFERMNVRSVRPELLDRLHDNDLGLTAELLQDPVVRRRHRIALDWNNAWRLDTGGSDHLDREVADVSVRFAARIPVRPVRLIAEGFGLSRAEVERLITEEKLVSAVRLSGKLTGDFTFMLKR, encoded by the coding sequence GTGCTCTCCAACTGGGTGGTCATGCCCACCTGCCTGCCGCTCGTTCGCCGCCGTTGTCACGCGTGCGCGTCCGAGCGCTTCCGGGCAAACGGTAAATTCCGCGTCAACGCGAACCACAAGCTCATCGACGCCTGGCTCCTCGTGCTCTGTACCGGGTGCGGGGAAACGGCGAAGCTCACGGTCTTCGAGCGGATGAATGTGCGCTCCGTGCGACCTGAGCTGCTCGATCGACTGCATGACAACGACCTCGGCCTGACAGCCGAGTTGCTCCAGGATCCGGTCGTGCGGCGCCGTCATCGCATCGCCCTCGACTGGAACAACGCCTGGCGCCTCGACACCGGCGGATCGGATCACCTGGACCGGGAGGTAGCCGATGTCTCGGTCCGCTTCGCGGCGCGGATCCCCGTCCGGCCGGTGCGGCTGATCGCTGAAGGCTTCGGTCTTTCGCGGGCCGAGGTCGAGAGGCTGATCACGGAGGAGAAGCTCGTTTCCGCGGTCCGGCTGAGCGGCAAGCTCACCGGCGACTTCACCTTCATGCTCAAGCGCTGA
- a CDS encoding VOC family protein: MACRISELILDCADPERLAAFWSEVLGYVEIGREDDGGIEIGPPGVGFGGLQPTLILSPSSDPRPEKLRLHIDVNATDRDQDAELERLLALGAKPADVGQTGTEDWYVLADPEGNEFCLLRRRLQPL, translated from the coding sequence ATGGCATGCCGCATCAGTGAACTGATCCTCGACTGTGCCGACCCCGAGCGGCTCGCCGCGTTCTGGAGCGAGGTCCTCGGCTATGTCGAAATCGGCCGGGAGGACGACGGAGGCATCGAGATCGGGCCGCCCGGCGTCGGCTTCGGCGGCTTGCAGCCCACCCTCATCCTCAGCCCCAGCAGCGATCCCCGGCCCGAGAAGCTCCGGCTGCACATCGACGTCAACGCCACCGACCGCGATCAGGACGCCGAGCTGGAGCGGCTGCTCGCGCTGGGCGCCAAGCCCGCAGACGTCGGTCAGACCGGCACCGAGGACTGGTACGTCCTGGCCGACCCCGAAGGCAACGAGTTCTGCCTCCTGCGCCGTCGGCTCCAGCCCCTCTGA
- a CDS encoding class I SAM-dependent methyltransferase: MHATDDSTTPHDHVLGQRAAGGWMFLLEAARDMRTTGALAPSGRALAHALTEPVRSQAGRPLSVLEAGAGTGSVTRSLLHQLPAGSRLDIVEANPRFTGRLRDLVRTHPHLAGRSGRIRVHEAYVEELDVRRRYDAIISALPFANFDPHQIEAIMGRYLELLRPGGLLAYFAYRGTRQARNLLPSRSQARRHRAAEEVLADYRRRYATGRSTVWANLPPADVWHLRRPTGSLPAAGRTSAGAAAGW, from the coding sequence ATGCACGCCACGGATGACTCGACCACCCCGCATGACCACGTCCTCGGACAGCGCGCCGCCGGAGGCTGGATGTTCCTCCTCGAGGCAGCCCGCGACATGCGCACCACCGGGGCCCTCGCCCCCAGCGGCAGGGCGCTGGCCCACGCGCTGACCGAGCCGGTGCGCTCTCAGGCGGGCCGGCCGCTGAGCGTCCTGGAGGCCGGTGCCGGTACCGGGTCGGTCACCCGTTCCCTGCTCCACCAGTTGCCGGCCGGCAGCCGCCTGGACATCGTCGAGGCCAACCCCCGCTTCACCGGTCGGCTGCGCGACCTCGTCCGCACCCACCCGCACCTGGCCGGACGGTCCGGGCGGATACGCGTGCACGAGGCGTACGTCGAGGAACTCGACGTACGCCGCCGTTACGACGCGATCATCTCGGCGCTGCCCTTCGCCAACTTCGATCCTCACCAGATCGAGGCGATCATGGGCCGGTATCTGGAGCTGCTGCGCCCCGGCGGCCTCCTGGCCTACTTCGCCTACCGCGGCACCCGGCAGGCCCGCAACCTGCTGCCCTCCCGGAGCCAGGCGCGGCGGCACCGGGCCGCCGAAGAGGTGCTGGCCGACTACCGCCGCCGCTACGCCACCGGCCGCAGCACGGTCTGGGCCAACCTGCCCCCGGCCGACGTCTGGCACCTGCGCCGCCCCACGGGCAGCCTCCCGGCCGCGGGCCGGACATCCGCCGGAGCCGCAGCCGGCTGGTGA
- a CDS encoding alpha/beta hydrolase, whose amino-acid sequence MTITDEDCLAETLAFNEKFEADAASRPARGPVPSAATLALLRRNRLGADTPPVRLEHGRDRVVAGGVKVRTFVPDRVDGVHLHIHGGSWAFGSADGQDERLWRLAVEARLAVVSVEYRLAPEHPFPAGPDDCEAVARWLVEHAAAEFGTERLLIGGESAGAHLSVVTLLRLRDRHGVTGAFRAAHLLFGPYDLSMTPSVRLFGPRPLLSNTDSLRGAYELFTPGMGAERRRDPEVSPLFADLAGLPPARVVVGTEDPLLDDSLFLAQRWRSAGAPVRLDVIAGAMHGFTLFPLTITEREQRRERDFLATA is encoded by the coding sequence ATGACGATCACAGACGAGGACTGCCTCGCCGAAACCCTGGCCTTCAACGAGAAGTTCGAAGCCGACGCGGCGAGCCGGCCGGCCCGTGGGCCGGTGCCGAGCGCGGCCACGCTGGCGCTCCTGCGGCGCAATCGGCTCGGTGCCGACACCCCACCGGTGAGACTGGAGCACGGCCGGGACCGCGTCGTCGCGGGCGGGGTGAAGGTGCGGACGTTCGTGCCGGACCGCGTCGACGGCGTGCACCTGCACATCCACGGAGGCAGCTGGGCGTTCGGCTCCGCGGACGGGCAGGACGAGAGGCTCTGGCGGCTTGCCGTGGAGGCCCGGCTGGCGGTGGTGAGCGTGGAGTACCGCCTGGCGCCGGAGCATCCGTTCCCCGCCGGGCCCGACGACTGCGAGGCGGTCGCCCGGTGGCTGGTGGAGCACGCCGCGGCCGAGTTCGGTACCGAACGGCTGCTGATCGGCGGTGAATCGGCCGGTGCCCACCTGAGCGTCGTGACGCTGCTGCGCCTTCGCGACCGGCACGGCGTCACCGGCGCGTTCCGGGCGGCCCACCTGCTCTTCGGTCCCTACGACCTGTCGATGACACCGAGCGTGCGGTTGTTCGGCCCCCGACCGCTGCTGAGCAACACCGATTCGCTCCGGGGCGCCTATGAGCTGTTCACGCCGGGGATGGGGGCGGAGCGGCGCCGCGACCCCGAGGTCTCCCCGCTCTTCGCGGACCTGGCAGGTCTGCCACCCGCTCGCGTCGTCGTCGGCACCGAGGATCCGCTGCTGGACGACTCCCTTTTCCTGGCCCAGCGTTGGCGGTCGGCGGGCGCGCCCGTACGGCTCGACGTCATCGCCGGGGCGATGCACGGATTCACCCTGTTCCCCCTCACCATCACCGAGCGGGAACAGCGGCGTGAGCGGGACTTCCTGGCCACCGCGTGA
- a CDS encoding FAD-dependent oxidoreductase: MHVLIIGGGTGGMCLAHGLKKAGVSVAVYERYSSRRDGLYGYRVGIDPTGSRALHECLPPELFDTFVATAAREPRHFNVLTQSLRTTATFQLPPARDAVNSERSVSRATLRQVLFTGMDDVVHYGKEFTRYERHPDGTISAHFGDGTTATGDLLIAADGTRSAVRRQFLPHAEIKDAGVTAIATKTALTPETRALLPDEALNGLSLIFGTKGMIGMLHVMTFKRDAQGGWPGLELDTDRDYINLSIWSSHAHFPEDTTRRRGRRLIATALEAAANWHPNLRRIFELSDPEAAFPLKIATSVPIDPWPTTNITLLGDAIHTMTPGQGVGANTALRDARLLCRELTAVAGGRKRLPAAIGDYEAEMIPYGFARVAESLTSNGTSGDDPLFRPVTGLFALFAARSYFAATSRVPALRRKFLADLSTYRGEDLARS, from the coding sequence ATGCATGTCTTGATCATCGGCGGCGGCACCGGCGGGATGTGCCTGGCCCACGGCCTGAAGAAGGCCGGTGTCTCGGTGGCCGTGTACGAGCGCTACAGCTCCCGCCGCGACGGTCTCTACGGCTACCGGGTCGGCATCGACCCCACCGGCAGCCGGGCGTTGCACGAGTGTCTGCCACCCGAGCTCTTCGACACCTTCGTCGCCACCGCTGCCCGGGAGCCGCGCCACTTCAACGTGCTCACCCAGTCCCTGCGCACCACCGCCACGTTCCAGCTGCCCCCGGCGCGCGACGCGGTCAACAGCGAGCGCTCGGTGTCCCGCGCGACCCTGCGCCAGGTGCTCTTCACCGGCATGGACGACGTCGTGCACTACGGCAAGGAGTTCACCCGCTACGAGCGGCACCCCGACGGCACGATCTCCGCCCACTTCGGCGACGGCACCACCGCGACCGGCGACCTCCTGATCGCCGCCGACGGCACCCGCTCGGCCGTGCGCCGGCAGTTCCTGCCCCATGCCGAGATCAAGGACGCCGGTGTCACCGCCATCGCCACCAAGACCGCGCTCACGCCCGAGACCCGCGCCCTGCTGCCGGACGAGGCGCTCAACGGCCTCTCCTTGATCTTCGGTACGAAGGGCATGATCGGCATGCTGCACGTCATGACGTTCAAGCGGGACGCCCAGGGCGGTTGGCCGGGGCTGGAGCTCGACACCGACCGCGACTACATCAACCTGTCCATCTGGAGCTCTCACGCTCACTTCCCCGAGGACACGACCCGGCGGCGCGGGCGGCGGCTCATCGCGACCGCCCTGGAAGCGGCCGCCAACTGGCACCCCAATCTGCGCCGGATCTTCGAGCTGTCGGATCCGGAGGCCGCGTTCCCGCTGAAGATAGCGACCTCGGTTCCCATCGACCCGTGGCCGACGACCAACATCACCCTGCTCGGCGACGCCATTCACACCATGACCCCCGGCCAGGGCGTCGGCGCCAACACCGCACTGCGCGACGCCAGACTGCTGTGCCGCGAGCTGACCGCCGTCGCGGGCGGGCGCAAGCGGCTGCCGGCCGCGATCGGCGACTACGAGGCCGAGATGATCCCCTACGGCTTCGCGCGCGTCGCCGAATCCCTCACCAGCAATGGCACCAGCGGCGACGACCCGCTCTTCCGGCCCGTCACGGGTCTCTTCGCGCTCTTCGCCGCCCGCAGCTACTTCGCCGCGACCAGCAGGGTCCCCGCCCTGCGCCGTAAGTTCCTGGCCGACCTCTCCACCTACCGTGGCGAGGACTTGGCCAGATCGTGA